The Malus domestica chromosome 06, GDT2T_hap1 genome has a segment encoding these proteins:
- the LOC103436737 gene encoding uncharacterized protein — translation MCIAVFLWQAHPLYPLLLLQNRDEYHNRPTKPVGWWEGCEILGGRDEVAGGTWLACSRGGRLAFLTNVLELDTDPEAKSRGDLPVLFLKSTKTPKEFAQELTKEAHRYNGFNLVLADIPSKTMIYLSNRPKGEAILVQEVSPGIHVLSNAKLDSPWHKAQRLRLNFEEEIKKYGEGEMPVKEMVEKLMRDGVKADKRELPHICELDWEFNLSSIFVEVDTPLGRCGTRSSAAVTVRQNGELSFYENYLDNDHTWKEHTVNYQIQKLSWLKEIWNP, via the exons ATGTGTATAGCAGTGTTCCTTTGGCAAGCCCACCCTCTTTACCCTCTCCTTCTCCTGCAAAACAGAGATGAATATCACAACAG GCCTACAAAACCAGTCGGATGGTGGGAAGGTTGCGAGATACTAGGCGGGCGAGATGAGGTTGCAGGAGGGACATGGTTGGCCTGTTCAAGAGGAGGGAGACTCGCTTTTCTTACAAATGTACTCGAGCTGGACACCGACCCGGAGGCAAAGAGCCGCGGAGACCTACCTGTGCTCTTCTTAAAG AGCACCAAGACTCCAAAGGAATTTGCACAAGAATTGACCAAGGAGGCGCATCGGTATAACGGGTTTAACTTGGTTTTGGCAGACATTCCTTCCAAAACCATGATTTACCTCTCCAACAGGCCGAAAGGAGAAGCGATTCTTGTTCAAGAAGTTTCTCCAGGGATTCATGTGCTATCAAATGCAAAGCTCGACTCACCCTGGCACAAG GCTCAGCGCTTGCGGTTAAATTTCGAGGAAGAGATTAAGAAATACGGTGAAGGTGAAATGCCCGTGAAGGAAATGGTTGAAAAACTAATGAGGGACGGAGTTAAAGCTGATAAGAGAGAATTACCTCATATATGTGAACTTGACTGGGAGTTCAATCTAAGCTCCATATTTGTTGAAGTTGACACGCCACTG GGACGCTGTGGCACCAGGAGCAGCGCTGCAGTGACAGTAAGGCAAAACGGTGAGCTGAGTTTTTATGAGAACTATCTTGACAATGATCACACATGGAAGGAACATACTGTGAACTATCAAATTCAGAAGCTGAGTTGGTTGAAGGAGATATGGAATCCATAG
- the LOC103436738 gene encoding protein FAR1-RELATED SEQUENCE 3-like — protein MDVEVIDVEGMVHHGIVDDGDAERSDGGEVNNAENSEAQGEDGISEPYVGMEFTSEEAAKTFYDEYARRLGFSSKVGQSSRSKPDGTTIAREFVCGREGLKRRHADSCGAMLRIELKRQDKWVSTKFVKEHSHASASPGKMQYLRPRRHFAGAAKNAAETYQGVGIVPSGVMYVSMDGNHGNRATVEKNRVVRNTSSAESNRPVKNAVTVNHALRPSSRRRTLGKDAQNLLEYFKKMQAENPGFFYAIQLDEDNHMANVFWADARSRTAYCHFGDFVTLDTTYRVNQYRVPFAPFTGVNHHGQTVLFGCALLLDESEASFIWLFKTFLTAMNDSPPVSIMTDQDRTIQIAVAQVFPEVRHCISKWHVLREGQDRLAHVCHAHPNFQLELYNCINLTETVEEFELSWDSIVDKYDLRRNDWLQSLYNARAQWVPVYFRDSFFAAISPNQGYDGSFFEGYVNQQTTLPLFFRQYERALDDWFEREIEADFDTICTTPVLRTPSPMEKQAANLYTRKIFAKFQEELVETFVYTANRIEGDGAISTFRVAKFEDDNKAYIVTFNYPEMRANCSCQMFEYSGILCRHVLTVFTVTNVLTLPSHYILKRWTRNAKNGTNPDERSGELHGQESLTLRYNNLCREAIKYAEDGATTTETFIAAMTALKEGGKKVSVVKNNVAKVAPPSGQISATGYDDKKNSTSTSDLTPSLWPRHDEVMRRFNLNDAGAPAQNVSDLNLPRMAPVSLHRDDGTQENMVVLPCLKSMTWVMENKNSVPGNRVAVINLKLQDYSRIPSTESEVKFQLSRVSLEPMLRSMSYISDQLSTPANKVAVINLKLQDTETTSGESEVKFQVSRDTLGAMLRSMAYIREQLSSAAEIQSESVAKKQRK, from the exons ATGGATGTTGAAGTGATTGATGTTGAAGGAATGGTGCATCATGGAATAGTGGATGATGGTGATGCTGAACGAAGTGATGGTGGAGAAGTGAATAATGCCGAAAATTCCGAGGCTCAGGGTGAAGATGGGATTTCCGAGCCATATGTGGGTATGGAATTTACTTCTGAAGAGGCTGCCAAGACTTTCTATGATGAATACGCAAGGCGTTTGGGTTTTAGCTCTAAAGTTGGTCAATCTAGCCGTTCTAAACCTGATGGGACAACCATTGCTCGGGAGTTTGTATGTGGCAGAGAGGGTTTGAAAAGAAGGCATGCTGATAGTTGTGGTGCAATGCTTAGGATAGAGTTAAAGCGTCAAGATAAGTGGGTTTCCACGAAATTTGTGAAGGAGCATAGTCATGCATCAGCGAGTCCTGGTAAAATGCAATACCTTCGGCCTCGTCGGCATTTTGCGGGTGCTGCAAAGAATGCAGCTGAAACCTATCAAGGAGTAGGGATTGTTCCCAGTGGTGTTATGTATGTGTCCATGGATGGAAACCATGGTAACCGTGCCACTGTAGAGAAAAACCGTGTAGTTAGGAATACTTCATCTGCAGAATCAAATAGACCAGTCAAGAATGCTGTAACAGTCAATCATGCTCTTAGGCCTAGTAGTCGAAGGAGGACACTGGGGAAGGATGCTCAGAATTTGCTGGAGTATTTCAAGAAAATGCAGGCTGAGAACCCTGGTTTCTTTTATGCAATACAGCTTGATGAAGATAATCACATGGCAAACGTGTTCTGGGCAGATGCGAGGTCAAGAACTGCGTACTGTCATTTTGGTGATTTTGTGACACTGGATACCACATACAGAGTAAATCAGTATAGAGTGCCATTTGCTCCATTTACCGGAGTGAACCATCATGGTCAAACGGTTTTGTTTGGTTGTGCATTACTTCTAGATGAGTCCGAAGCATCTTTTATTTGGTTGTTCAAGACATTCCTTACAGCAATGAATGATAGCCCTCCTGTTTCGATTATGACTGATCAGGACAGAACCATACAGATAGCAGTTGCTCAGGTGTTTCCAGAAGTCCGCCACTGCATTAGCAAGTGGCATGTTTTAAGAGAAGGCCAGGATAGGTTGGCACATGTATGCCACGCACACCCCAATTTTCAGTTGGAACTTTATAATTGTATCAACTTGACTGAAACTGTCGAGGAGTTTGAATTGTCGTGGGATTCTATCGTTGATAAATATGACCTCAGGAGAAATGATTGGCTTCAATCATTATACAATGCTCGCGCTCAATGGGTACCTGTGTATTTCCGGGATTCCTTTTTTGCTGCTATATCTCCCAATCAAGGGTATGATGGCTCCTTTTTTGAAGGCTATGTGAATCAACAGACCACATTACCATTGTTCTTTAGGCAATATGAAAGAGCTTTGGATGACTGGTTTGAAAGGGAAATAGAAGCAGACTTTGATACAATTTGCACAACACCAGTTTTGAGAACACCATCACCCATGGAGAAACAGGCAGCCAATCTTTATACAAGAAAAATTTTTGCAAAATTTCAAGAAGAGCTAGTTGAGACTTTTGTGTACACAGCAAATAGGATTGAAGGTGATGGAGCTATTAGCACATTCAGAGTTGCGAAATTTGAAGATGACAACAAAGCATACATCGTTACATTTAACTATCCGGAGATGAGAGCTAATTGTAGTTGTCAAATGTTTGAGTATTCAGGCATTCTTTGTAGACATGTTTTGACAGTATTTACTGTAACAAATGTGCTTACATTGCCTTCCCATTATATTTTGAAACGATGGACAAGAAATGCAAAGAATGGAACTAACCCAGATGAACGTAGTGGTGAGTTACATGGCCAAGAGTCTCTAACTTTACGGTACAACAATCTGTGTCgagaagccataaagtatgcaGAGGATGGGGCAACCACTACGGAAACTTTTATTGCAGCAATGACTGCTCTTAAAGAGGGTGGGAAGAAGGTTTCTGTTGTGAAAAACAATGTTGCTAAAGTTGCACCTCCTAGCGGTCAGATTAGTGCGACTGGCTATGATGACAAAAAAAACTCGACATCAACATCAGATTTGACTCCTTCGTTGTGGCCACGCCATGATGAAGTAATGAGGCGTTTTAATTTGAATGATGCTGGTGCACCTGCTCAAAATGTTTCTGACCTGAATTTGCCACGGATGGCCCCTGTATCTCTTCATCGGGATGATGGTACTCAAGAGAACATG GTGGTACTTCCGTGTCTAAAGTCAATGACTTGGGTCATGGAAAATAAGAATTCAGTACCAGGAAATAGAGTAGCTGTCATTAACCTGAAG TTGCAAGATTATAGCAGAATACCGTCAACTGAATCAGAGGTTAAGTTTCAGCTCTCAAGGGTTTCATTGGAGCCAATGTTAAGGTCCATGTCCTACATCAGTGATCAGCTGTCAACACCAGCTAATAAGGTTGCTGTAATAAATTTGAAG CTTCAAGACACAGAGACAACTTCAGGGGAGTCAGAGGTCAAGTTTCAAGTTTCTAGGGATACATTAGGTGCCATGCTAAGATCAATGGCCTATATCCGCGAGCAGCTTTCAAGTGCT GCTGAGATCCAGTCGGAGTCCGTCGCTAAAAAGCAGCGGAAGTAA
- the LOC139197176 gene encoding protein RETICULATA-RELATED 3, chloroplastic-like yields MRKPSTPLAAPELRSKPSRPRIANPNSSIFFPYSKTHNRPLFFVPKPIWVQKPELSFFGGNGGGGAGVGGNSKGWNQGGDGNSDDSSSSVSGFRVLGMFLNRWISQVAVDPQFAFKVLMEEVVGVSSCVLSDMVSRPNFGLNELNFIFSTLVIGCILNFILNIVILSIISRYVNDN; encoded by the coding sequence ATGAGAAAGCCGTCAACGCCGCTCGCCGCTCCGGAGTTGAGATCGAAACCCTCAAGACCCAGAATCGCCAATCCTAATTCTTCAATCTTCTTCCCCTACTCCAAAACCCATAATCGCCCTCTCTTTTTCGTCCCAAAGCCCATTTGGGTCCAAAAGCCAGAGCTTTCGTTTTTCGGCGGAAATGGCGGTGGCGGCGCAGGAGTAGGAGGAAACAGCAAGGGATGGAACCAGGGCGGAGATGGGAACTCTGACGACTCGTCTTCGTCTGTTTCGGGATTCAGAGTTCTGGGTATGTTTCTCAATAGGTGGATATCCCAAGTCGCCGTCGATCCGCAGTTTGCCTTCAAGGTTCTGATGGAGGAGGTGGTCGGAGTTAGCTCATGCGTCCTCAGTGACATGGTTTCCCGCCCCAATTTCGGCCTCAACGAGCTCAACTTCATCTTCTCGACTCTTGTCATCGGATGCATACTCAATTTCATACTCAATATCgtaatattatcgataatatcgcgatatgtTAACGATAATTAA
- the LOC103420133 gene encoding WUSCHEL-related homeobox 8-like produces MMGEWRQQQQQIINQNLQNPEEDDGVGNGNGGLFVKVMTDEQMEQLRQQIAVYTTICDQLVDLHKQLSAQQDLTGMRLGNFYCDPFMASGGHKITSRQRWTPSPVQLQILEQIFEEGNGTPCKQKIKELTMELTQHGQISETNVYNWFQNRRARSKRKQSMTAQNNAESEAEPEVESPRDEKTKPEDILSFDNSALRAENMYLQSPELGFGNFDW; encoded by the exons ATGATGGGGGAGTggcggcagcagcagcagcaaataATCAACCAGAATTTgcagaacccagaagaagatGATGGGGTTGGAAATGGAAATGGAGGGTTGTTCGTGAAGGTTATGACCGACGAGCAAATGGAGCAGCTGAGGCAACAGATCGCCGTCTACACCACCATTTGTGACCAGCTTGTCGACTTGCACAAGCAACTCTCTGCCCAACAGGATCTTACTG GAATGAGACTGGGGAATTTTTATTGTGATCCATTCATGGCATCCGGTGGCCACAAGATAACTTCAAGGCAGCGCTGGACCCCGTCACCCGTGCAACTTCAAATCCTTGAGCAAATTTTTGAGGAAGGCAACGGAACTCCATGCAAGCAGAAGATCAAAGAGCTAACCATGGAACTCACACAGCATGGCCAGATATCTGAAACAAATGTCTACAATTGGTTCCAGAACAGGAGAGCTCGTTCAAAAAGAAAGCAATCCATGACCGCGCAAAACAATGCAGAATCAGAAGCAGAGCCAGAAGTTGAATCTCCCAGGGATGAAAAGACAAAACCAGAAGACATCTTGTCCTTTGACAACTCTGCACTGAGGGCTGAAAATATGTACCTTCAAAGCCCGGAATTAG GATTTGGAAATTTTGATTGGTAA